A region from the Ammospiza nelsoni isolate bAmmNel1 chromosome 1, bAmmNel1.pri, whole genome shotgun sequence genome encodes:
- the LOC132080554 gene encoding LOW QUALITY PROTEIN: C-C chemokine receptor type 8-like (The sequence of the model RefSeq protein was modified relative to this genomic sequence to represent the inferred CDS: inserted 1 base in 1 codon) gives MNPTSQFTGTTEYDYGYDENTAPCNEGNNFRRFNSLFLPILYCLVFVFCLLGNSLVLWVLLTRKRLTTMTDICLLNLAASDLLFVLPLPFQAYYASDQWVFGNVMCKIMAGIYYTGFYSSIFFITLMSVDRYIAVVHALHATRIRTATCGIVISLILWLVAGLASVPNIVFSQELEVEQALQCVPTYPPGDNTWKVASQFAVNILGLLIPFSILVCCYTKILRHLQKRKNRDKVKAIKMIFIIVIVFFLFWTPFNIALFLDSLQSLHVINDCKASSQIALALQLTETISFIHCCLNPIIYAFAGVTLKGHLKAFLQSCGRVLSSPAGGAGAXALVLSTHPGLPDSAGVL, from the exons ATGAATCCCACCAGCCAATTCACTGGCACAACAGAATATGACTACGGATACGATGAAAACACTGCTCCGTGTAATGAAGGAAACAACTTTCGCAGGTTTAATTCGCTCTTTCTGCCAATTCTTTACTGCCTTGTGTTTGTCTTCTGCCTCCTGGGAAACTCCTTGGTCCTCTGGGTTCTCCTGACCAGGAAAAGGCTGACAACAATGACTGACATCTGCCTGCTGAACCTTGCAGCCTCTGATCTCCTCTTCGTTTTGCCCCTCCCTTTCCAAGCCTACTACGCTTCAGACCAGTGGGTTTTTGGCAATGTCATGTGTAAGATAATGGCTGGCATTTACTACACAGGTTTTTATAGCAGTATTTTCTTTATAACCCTCATGAGTGTAGACAGGTATATAGCAGTTGTCCATGCTCTCCATGCCACGAGGATAAGGACAGCCACTTGTGGCATAGTTATCAGCTTGATCCTGTGGCTGGTGGCTGGCTTGGCTTCTGTACCCAACATCGTAttcagccaggagctggaggtcGAGCAGGCGTTGCAGTGTGTCCCCACGTACCCCCCAGGTGACAATACCTGGAAGGTTGCTTCTCAGTTTGCAGTCAATATCCTGGGCCTCTTGATTCCCTTCAGCATCCTTGTTTGCTGCTACACTAAGATACTAAGACACCTGCAAAAGCGCAAAAATCGCGACAAGGTCAAGGCGATCAAGATGATCTTCATCATCGTCATcgtcttcttccttttctggaCTCCTTTCAACATCGCGCTCTTCCTGGactctctgcagagcctgcacGTCATCAATGACTGCAAGGCGAGCTCCCAGATAGCgctggccctgcagctgacAGAAACCATCTCCTTCATCCACTGCTGCCTGAACCCCATCATCTACGCCTTCGCCGGCGTCACCCTCAAGGGCCATCTCAAAGCATTCCTTCAGTCCTGTGGCCGCgtcctctccagccctgccggaggtgctgggg gcgCACTCGTTCTCAGCACCCACCCAGGTCTCCCTGACAGTGCAGGGGTTCTGTGA